The sequence GCCACTTTCGGATAGGTGTCCGTGGTCATGATGGCCTTCGCCGCCTCGGTCCACAGGTCGGGCTTGCCGTCGCTGACCAGTCCGGCAAGCAGATGGCTGAACTTGGTTGTGTCGAGCGGCTCGCCGATCACACCGGTCGAGGCCAAAAAAACCTCATTTGCCGAGCAGCCGGCCGCCTTGGCCGCCGCCTCGCCGGTCAGCGCGGTGGATTCGCGGCCTTTCTTGCCGGTGAAGGCGTTGGCATTGCCAGAATTGACGACCAGCACCCGGGCCTTGCCGGCGGCAAGGTTCTGGCGGCAGAAATCGACCGGCGCCGAAGGGCATTTCGACTTGGTGAACACGCCGGCGACCGCGGTGCCGGCGTCGAACACCATGGCCAGCAGGTCGGTGCGGTTCTTGTACTTTATCCCCGCTTCGGCGGTGGCGATGCGCACCCCTTCGATGACCGGCATCTTGGGGTATTTCTTCGGCGCGAGCGGCGAAATCGTCGTGGACATGGGGACCTCGGGCGGGAAAATCGCAAGGGAAGGCCGGTTTGCCCGATACGGCGCGCGGGCGCAAGGGCGTTTTCGCCGCGCCTGCCGGGACGGCCAACCCGCCGGATTAAGCCTGCATTTCAAATCTGTTGGCGTCGCCGGGGCCTGTGACGCTATGATCGCGCCCCATGGGCAGGCTTGCGATCCTCGCTTGGGCATTTCTGGGACTGTTGCTGCTGAGCGCCGACGCTGAGCCGGCGCGGCGCGTGGCGCTCGTCATCGGCAACGGCACCTATGCCGAGGCCGGCACGCTGGCCAATCCGGTCAACGACGCGCTCGACATCGCCGACAAGCTGCGCTCCATCGGTTTCGAGGTCATCGAAGGCAACGATCTCGGCAAGCGCGAGCTCGAACGCAGCATCGGCGAATTCTCCGACGCGCTCGAAGGCGCGGGCGTCGGGCTTTTCTACTATGCCGGCCACGGCCTGCAGGTCGACGGCCGCAATTACATCGTGCCTGTCGACGCCCGGCTCGACATGCCGGTGAAGCTGCAGCTCGAAGCGGTGCCGATCGACGAAGTCCTCGACATCATGGAACAGCAGACCAAGGTCAGCCTGGTGTTTCTCGATGCCTGCCGCAACAACCCGTTTGCCCGCAGCTTGAGCCGCACCGCCACCACCCGCTCGGCGACGGTACTGGCGGGACTGGCGCAGTTCGATTCGACGCGCGGCTCCTTCATCGCCTTCTCGACGGCGCCGGGTGCGGTCGCCATGGACGGCACCGGGCGCAACTCGCCCTTTGCATCAGCCCTTTTGCGGCACATCGCCGAGCCCGGCCAAAGCATCAACGACATGATGATCGCGGTGCGCCGCGACGTGGTTTCGCAAACCCGCGAAGGCCAGCGCCCCTGGGAACAGGGATCGCTGCTCGAACGCTTCGAATTCGTCCCGGGTGAAGGGCCCGCCCCGGAACCCAAACCGGCGGCTGAGCCGGCGCCGGCCTCGCAGGTCGCGGCGCTGGAGCGCTCGGTGGGCGACGACAAGGCCTCGATCGAACAATTCCTGCGCCGGGACTATCTGACGCCCGACATCAGGACGATGAGCGAAACGGTCAAGCGGATCTACGGCCCGTCCGCCACCATTTTCGGCACACGCTACGACGCCGATGCCATCGTCAAGGTGAAGACCGACTGGTTCGCGCAATGGGCCTCGTGGTCGCTCGGGCTGGAACCCGGCAGCCTGGAAGTTGTCCCGCATGGCGAGGATCGCGCCGATGCCGCCTTTGCCATGCGCTACGACTATGTGCCGAAGGACAAGTCCACGGCGCGGCTGACCGGCAAGGCGCGCGTCACGCTCGGGCTGGTCAAGGCCGAAGGCGGATGGCGCATCGAATCCGAAACCTCGCAAGCGATGCAATGATGGCCTGATCCGGGTGCGAATTCACGCGCTTTGGCGCGACATGAATTCGCTGGCGAAACAGAGCAGTGCCGCAACCGGCAGCGCCAGGCCGATCCAGGACACCAGCGGCCAGCCGCCTTGCGCATACGCCCAACCGCCGACGGCCGAGCCGATTGCGCCGGCGATGAAGAACGTCGCCATATAAAGCCCGTTCAGACGGCTGCGATGTGCGGCGCCGAGCGCGAACAGGTCGCGATAGCCGAGGACGAGGTTGGTCTGCACACCGAAGTCGAGCACGATGGCGGCGGCGACCAGCAGCGCCAATGAAAGCGTCGAGCCGCTGCGGGCGATGTGGGTTACGAGAAACGCCACGGCGACGCACAGCATGGCAAAGGCGGTTGCCGGCCGGCCCCATCCGTGGTCGGCAACCCTTCCAGCGAGCGGCGCGGCGATCGCGCCGGCGACGCCGGCCAACGCGAACAG is a genomic window of Mesorhizobium huakuii containing:
- a CDS encoding caspase family protein, translated to MGRLAILAWAFLGLLLLSADAEPARRVALVIGNGTYAEAGTLANPVNDALDIADKLRSIGFEVIEGNDLGKRELERSIGEFSDALEGAGVGLFYYAGHGLQVDGRNYIVPVDARLDMPVKLQLEAVPIDEVLDIMEQQTKVSLVFLDACRNNPFARSLSRTATTRSATVLAGLAQFDSTRGSFIAFSTAPGAVAMDGTGRNSPFASALLRHIAEPGQSINDMMIAVRRDVVSQTREGQRPWEQGSLLERFEFVPGEGPAPEPKPAAEPAPASQVAALERSVGDDKASIEQFLRRDYLTPDIRTMSETVKRIYGPSATIFGTRYDADAIVKVKTDWFAQWASWSLGLEPGSLEVVPHGEDRADAAFAMRYDYVPKDKSTARLTGKARVTLGLVKAEGGWRIESETSQAMQ